Proteins found in one Candidatus Methylomirabilota bacterium genomic segment:
- a CDS encoding adenylate/guanylate cyclase domain-containing protein: MELLYVAPGGVTKGDLAPFDHIHAVNDRPVATGHELQAEVRRHSPGTPIRYLVSRRGQMLEVTSPSRAITTRDFRRYLFDALLPSLLYLGLGAVVLALRPDARETRVFLFFCLTWFCTAGLFIDSWITYRFSLLFLTAWAFAPAAYLHIALRFPRTRPIVHRWKHLIGACYLVSAIFAVAIHVPVGWVGLLVPTLAAAYWAVALLLLTLALLDSARRGGTALVRQRARVLAVGFLCGPLVPVIATAFEVVAGRTVPYLEHLWRLNFLFPVAVAYAMIRYDLFDLRSVIRTSTVYAAVTGVVVALYAGSIASVDLVLASLGMGESKLVPALVIALAVVLLLNPVYRRTQALVDRLFFPERLDVQRTIERVADSMTTQLDLSRIVLVINETIDALLRPQGHALLIFDEAAGAYRPMGADRGAFLALPAEAPLVRLLARRPLPITRERLAEDPSLQDTREECLAALEDLGAALVVPVTFRERVTGLLCLGPRRGGNAYTSEDLRLTRFLANQSAVALENAKAYTALEVANTELQSALRRVQILESIRANLAKFVPRTVQDLIEQAPDAPLLDKREIDVSVLFVDIAGYTRLSERFDLARVNELVERYFGAFLDEILRHGGDVNETAGDGLMVIFRGEDPLTHARAAVLAAEGVLRRAHAINGEIAELTEPIRLHVGVNSGTAAVGATKIEGTAGTRWTYTASGPVTNLAARLAALGEGDTVMVGSETARRLAGRLVMQDWGERRLKNVEGPVRVYALAVAATAASAAP; the protein is encoded by the coding sequence ATGGAGCTGCTCTACGTGGCCCCGGGCGGGGTCACCAAGGGCGACCTCGCGCCGTTCGATCACATCCACGCCGTCAACGACCGGCCGGTGGCCACCGGCCACGAGCTGCAGGCCGAGGTGCGCCGCCATTCCCCGGGCACGCCCATCCGCTATCTCGTGAGCCGCCGCGGCCAGATGCTCGAGGTGACCTCGCCGAGCCGCGCCATCACCACCCGCGACTTCCGTCGCTACCTCTTCGATGCGCTTCTGCCCTCGCTGCTCTACCTCGGGCTGGGCGCGGTGGTCCTCGCCCTGCGGCCGGACGCGCGCGAGACGCGGGTCTTCCTCTTCTTCTGCCTCACGTGGTTCTGCACCGCGGGGCTCTTCATCGACTCGTGGATCACGTACCGCTTCAGCCTCCTCTTCCTCACCGCCTGGGCCTTCGCGCCCGCCGCCTATCTGCACATCGCCCTTCGCTTCCCGCGGACCCGGCCCATCGTCCACCGGTGGAAGCACCTGATCGGCGCGTGCTATCTCGTGTCGGCGATCTTCGCCGTCGCCATCCACGTCCCCGTGGGGTGGGTGGGTCTGCTCGTCCCCACGCTCGCGGCGGCGTACTGGGCGGTGGCCCTGCTGCTCCTCACCCTCGCGCTCCTCGATTCCGCGCGCCGGGGCGGGACCGCGCTCGTCCGCCAGCGCGCCCGCGTGCTCGCGGTGGGGTTCCTGTGCGGTCCGCTCGTCCCGGTGATCGCGACCGCGTTCGAGGTGGTCGCGGGTCGGACGGTGCCGTACCTCGAGCATCTCTGGCGGCTGAACTTCCTGTTCCCGGTGGCCGTCGCCTACGCGATGATCCGCTACGACCTCTTCGATCTCCGCTCGGTCATCCGCACCAGCACGGTGTACGCCGCGGTCACCGGCGTGGTGGTGGCGCTCTACGCCGGCTCCATCGCCTCGGTGGATCTCGTGCTCGCCAGCCTCGGCATGGGCGAATCCAAGCTCGTGCCCGCGCTCGTGATCGCGCTGGCGGTGGTGCTGCTGCTCAACCCCGTGTACCGGCGGACGCAGGCTCTCGTCGACCGCCTCTTCTTCCCGGAGCGGCTGGACGTGCAGCGCACGATCGAGCGGGTGGCGGACTCCATGACCACCCAGCTCGATCTCAGCCGCATCGTGCTCGTGATCAACGAGACCATCGATGCGCTGCTGCGGCCTCAGGGCCACGCCCTCTTGATCTTCGACGAGGCGGCGGGGGCCTACCGGCCCATGGGCGCGGACCGTGGCGCCTTCCTGGCGCTGCCCGCGGAAGCCCCGCTCGTGCGCCTCCTCGCGCGGCGGCCCCTGCCGATCACCCGGGAGCGGCTCGCCGAGGATCCCTCGCTGCAGGACACGCGCGAGGAATGTCTCGCCGCCCTCGAGGACCTGGGCGCCGCCCTGGTGGTGCCGGTGACCTTTCGCGAGCGCGTCACCGGGCTCCTCTGCCTGGGGCCGCGCCGCGGAGGGAACGCCTACACCAGCGAGGACCTCCGGCTCACCCGCTTCCTCGCCAACCAGAGCGCGGTGGCGCTGGAGAACGCCAAGGCCTATACCGCCCTCGAGGTCGCCAACACCGAGCTGCAGTCGGCGCTGCGGCGGGTGCAGATCCTCGAGTCGATCCGAGCCAACCTCGCCAAGTTCGTCCCGCGCACCGTCCAGGACCTGATCGAGCAGGCCCCGGACGCGCCCCTGCTCGACAAGCGCGAGATCGACGTGAGCGTGCTCTTCGTGGACATCGCGGGCTACACGCGCTTGAGCGAGCGCTTCGATCTCGCGCGCGTGAACGAGCTGGTCGAGCGCTATTTCGGCGCGTTCCTCGACGAGATCCTGCGCCACGGCGGCGACGTCAACGAGACGGCGGGCGACGGCCTCATGGTGATCTTCCGTGGGGAGGATCCCCTCACCCATGCGCGCGCCGCGGTGCTCGCCGCGGAGGGTGTGCTGCGGCGGGCGCACGCGATCAACGGCGAGATCGCGGAGCTGACCGAACCCATCCGCCTCCACGTGGGGGTCAACTCGGGCACGGCGGCGGTGGGCGCCACCAAGATCGAGGGCACCGCGGGCACCCGGTGGACCTACACCGCGTCCGGTCCCGTGACCAATCTGGCCGCGCGGCTCGCCGCCCTCGGCGAGGGCGACACGGTGATGGTGGGCAGCGAGACCGCCCGTCGGCTCGCGGGCCGCCTCGTCATGCAGGACTGGGGCGAGCGCCGTCTCAAGAATGTCGAGGGGCCCGTGCGCGTCTACGCCCTGGCCGTCGCGGCCACCGCGGCGAGCGCCGCGCCCTAG